AGGTCCTTAATAAaactaagaataaaaatataaaagcttaataaaataaaattaaagaatttaataaaataaaattaaaaagtttaagagCTTAAAAATACATTTTGCTTTTACTTTAACACTATATGCATGACAATAAAGAGAGgaaggaaaggaaaggaaaggtATTTAAAAAGGAtgcaagaaaaaaatatttatcttattatgtttgattatatcaaaattttcattaaagaaaaagagaaaaataaaataattttaaatatttttattacaataataaaaataaagaaaattaataatattttatttttttaataaattaaaattttttacacTCTAATTTCGAATGTAATCAATTCCaacttcttaaaaaaaaaaaaaaaaaaaactcctattaaaaaaaattttatttgccGATTAAAACTAATTCTCCTTCTATCTACTCCCTTCCTTAAATTTCCTTCCATCCAAGCATACCAAAGTCGAATTGCCTATTCCTAGCAAACCGGTCCggttcaaaaaaataaaacaactaTCTTATAAAACCTCTGATAAACCCTAGAAACATAACAGCAGTAGAGCAGAACAAATTAATTGAAGCTCAAAACTCAAATTTGCATAGcaaacattttatttattaatcagtGAACTCAAAGTGTTCACTTTCCATtgtaattgaaaagaaaaaatctttCGGAcaaaagaggaaagaaaatgagaaagaaagtGGACGACCGTATCAGAACTCTAATTGAAAATGGCGTCAAATTACGGCACCGTTCTATGTTCGTTATCATCGGTGACAAGTCTCGTGACCAGGCACGCTACTTCTCCTACTCTCCTATGcccattctttaatttttgatttatttatttgtgttCAAAGTTTTTAGGGACTTGGAATGTAGAATTggaaagtttatttattaaattgttagtgTTTAAAGTGTTTGATGCGTTTATGCAGATTGTGAATCTTCACTACATGCTAGGTAAGTCAGTTGTGAAATCTAGGCCAACTGTTTTATGGTGCTACAAAGACAAGCTTGAACTTAGCAGGTTAAATTTCCCTCTTCTCTCTGTTTTTTGttgtagttttatttatagtaATGCTCATGGCGTGGTACTCTCTTTATTGTTGGTACTTGGGAACAATTTCTGACcatatttatgaaaaagtTAATTGCTAATATTCAATGATTGGGGTGTCTATGGTTTTTAATTATGCAGTCACAAGAAAAAGAGAGCCAAGCAGATAAAAAAGCTAATGCAGAGAGGATTACTAGATCCTGAGAAAGTCGACCCTTTTTCACTTTTTGTTGAAACTGGAGGATTAACTTATTGCCTATACAAGGATTCCGAAAGAATTCTTGGGAATACTTTTGGAATGTGCATATTGCaggttttttttctcttgatttatcttttattagcTTCTGGTTTCTTTATTGTGTTAGCTGTAAGTTGATTATTGTTTCTGTTATTTTAGGACTTTGAGGCTTTGACTCCGAATCTCTTGGCTAGAACTATAGAGACAGTAGAAGGTGGTGGGTTGATTGTCTTGCTACTACGTTCTCTCTCCTCATTGACCAGTCTATACACTATGGTCATGGTATAAATTCATGTCCCTTTGTTGGTTTATACTTTATAGCTTTTTAGTTCTGGCTTTTCTAAACATGAGGGTTAATAAAAATCTTCTGGTGATACGcatcattttttttgttttttcctgTATGTGAATAACAATTTATTTCTTGTATATATGGACAACTATTTGTATACCAGAATAAGTAGtagaaatttcataatttacaaCTACCTGAAAtctatcttttgttttttgctTGAATCCTTTCCATTAGCCAAATTCGATAGGTATCCTGAACAGACTCAAAACCTGAACCATTCAGAAAGAAGATGACCCTTGGATTGACATACCCATCTGTTTGACACATCTAAAATTTGGTCGTCggtattagttttttttttatgcacTCTCAATTCCAAATCCAAGTCATCTCTTGGTTTTGAAAAACGTATGTGAAGGATGTTCCAATGGCGACAAAACTTCTGAGTCAAATGATGTTAACTAAATTCTATAGCTTCTTTTCCTTCCTGAAACAAGTTAGTGGTTATATGGGGGCAATGCTTGTATGCtcttataatacttttttagTCTATTTGTGTGTATGTATTTTACCTCAAATGCCTTTGAAATGTTCGATTTAGATTAAGACTGAAATCTAAACCATGAAAAGGGAGAAATTTTGAGAAAGGGAACTTTCAGTGAATTAAGCATTCTATAGAATATTATATGGGCATACATAATTAACTTGGTAGAAAATGTCCAATTGGGTAGACAAGCTTTTGTTTAAAAGACATAGTGAGAATCTTCACAGTTTAAGCATTTCTGCATAATTTGACAACTATGTTGATTTTCATTAAATGACAGTTAAAGAATGCATTCTAATTAACATTGACAAGTAATaacatatcaaaattatggCCATATTCATGTAGTCTTATGTTATATATGATGAGATTTATAAGACATCCTCTTCTTCATAGTTAAATATATGCTGATTGGAGATTTTCTTAACTCAGGATGTTCATGAGAGGTTTCGTACTGAATCGCATTCTGAGGCTGCTGGGCGCTTCAATGAGCGTTTCTTATTATCACTTGCTTCATGCAAAGCATGTGTGGTTATGGACGATGAACTGAATATTTTGCCAATTTCATCTCATATAAGGTCAATTCTACAAGTCCCTGTTAAAGAGGTAATGATTTCTTTAACATTCTTAGTGTCGTGGGCATGTCATTTACGATCTGGAAATGTCTCAAAATGCCTTCATTATGTATTTTGTTTCTCGAAAATTGCATTTTTTCCTGGTTGTGTTGTAATATCATGGAAAAAGCTTGAACTGAGATTTTATTCAATGAAAGCATTATAGTGAGAGATTAATATTCTTATGTCTTACTGGTAGTAACTGAAGCATGATGTATTCAAATTTAACatgactttttcttttgtctctcGTGGTATTAAAGGATTCTGAAGGTCTTCCAGAAGCAGAACGGGACCTGAAGAATTTGAAAGAACAACTACATGATGATTTTCCTGTAGGTcctttgataaaaaaatgctGTACATTAGATCAGGTAGAGAATGCTTTGCAAGCATCTggttttttattctcttaacTTCATTTAATTGAGTGGTCGAGAGTTCAAAATGGATTTAGTAGCTCAGAGATCTTTATCTTTGAATAGGGAAAAGCTGTCATTACTTTTCTTGATGCAATTTTGGATAAGACACTACGTAGTACAGTTGCTTTGCTTGCTGCTCGTGGGCGTGGGAAATCTGCTGCTCTTGGTTTGGCAGTTGCCGGAGCTATTGCAGCAGGGTAATGTGGATTATACATTCTACGCTTATCTTGGATATTGTGTTTCTGCATGCTAGTGTATGGGAACAGGTGTGCTTGTTTTCCtgctttatttcatttattctaATGAGAATTCTTTTTACACAgatattcaaatatatttgTAACTGCACCCAGCCCTGAAAacttaaaaactttatttgaGTTCATCTGCAAGGGTTTCGATTCACTTGAGTATAAGGTACCTGTTCTTTTTTACTCTCCCCCTctccctctccctctctctctctttctcttgaCGGAAAGATGAAAACATCAACCATTCGTTAACAGGGTCTTTTGTAATAATAGCCatgctatttttttagtaCATGAGTctgaataaatatttatcttgattatctaacttataataataattccaGACATAAATTATGAGATCAAAGAGATTGTTAAAAAGCATGTGAATTGGCCATCTATCATCTGACACCATTTATTATCAAGAATATATGCAGTCTATTTTGCAGTATCATAGGCTCGTAAATAAGCTCTGACTTCTTTTTCTGATTTATTCAGTGCATTTAGCTTTATGCATCTCTTTTGTGCCATGAAAATTGTGATGTTGTATCAGGTGCCAAGAAGATTGTGCATAAGCCTATTcttaagttttttctttttctttttttctttgatgtatTTGCATACACCTGCTTTATGATAGTTGTTCTTATTTGTTCCAATATTATACTTTGGTTACTTGCTAATATTAATGATCCACTTTTCATCATAAGCTTATGAATGGAGCCTTTCATTGCAGGAGCATATTGATTATGATGTTGTGAAAAGCACGAATCCTGAGTTTAAGAAAGCAACTGTGCGAATCAATATCTACAAACAGCACAGACAAACAATTCAGGTTCGACATGTTCATGCCAAATGACGATTTCTTGTTTAAATGTTTTGCTCTCTCATGGGAATATTCCATAGGATGTGTGTTATTGCTTATGTTTCTATGTGGTTTATTATATTTCCTTGCAGTATATACAGCCACACGAGCATGAAAAGCTCTCCCAAGTGGAACTACTGGTTGTTGATGAAGCTGCTGCCATTCCATTGCCAGTTGTGAAGTCCCTGCTAGGTCCATACCTGGTTTTCCTTTCATCGACTGTGAATGggtattgttattttaaacaATCTTCCAATAAGAATTTACAGGTCCATCGCCAAGGATGTTAGATTTTCCATGTTCCTTAAAGAGTGATTAATACACTACATATATTGAGGGAATCTGTTTTAGTTTAAGTAAATATCTTATATGTGCATTATATTGGTTTTTGCTTAAAGCTATGAAGGTACTGGCCGGTCTTTGTCGCTAAAACTTTTGCAGCAATTGGAAGAACAAAGCCAGATGGCTGCCAAGAATGTGGAGGGCTCACTTTCTGGTATATATGAAATTCACATTATTTTGCTTGCTAAATGAATCAATGATACGCAAAAATCTAATGAGCACATTGCTTGTTAGTAGATCggctttaatttttttatatcaccTGTGTACATTACTTTGATCAATGGAAATACCAAATTTCTTTGACTAGAGTGCCTAAGGTCAATGTAAATGCACCCAACTGACATCGAGAATGTAACATCCTGCTCTCTATTAGAATATGAGGAATACCCGTTCCTCTTTTAATTTGGTCTTCTATTTTATCAGGCTATGTTATttagcctttttattttctccatAGTTAAATTGATGACCAAGACCAAGAGTACACTTTTCTGCAAAGATTAAGATAACTTTTTCATCATTGAACTATATGTCCAGGCTGCTGCAAGACCTAATTAAAGTTTTCTAGACCAAACAGTTGTTTGATTGTTCTCATTGGATCTACTTTTATACTCCATGGATAGCTTTCTgtttggaattgttttcttttacaacTCTTGAGCTAATAAATTATCTGTATATGTTTAGATAATATGTTTTGGAGGTTTTTGAGCTTATCATTGCATTGTCTGTAGGTCGTCTTTTCAAAAAGATAGAGCTCACTGAGTCCATCAGATATGCTTGTGGGGATCCAATTGAATCCTGGCTTAATGCTTTACTTTGCTTGGATGTTGCGAATCATATACCTAATATCAGCAGGTTGGTACTAAATCATTAAGCAAAAACCTCTATCATCTCAACaagaatattttctaaaactaTTTGTATTGTCTTTATTGATGTACTCTCTTATCTACTACTAGAATGCCTCCACCCAGTGAGTGCGATCTCTATTATGTCAACCGGGACACGCTTTTTTCCTATCACAAAGACAGTGAGTTGTTTTTGCAGGTAACATActttttgacaattttttattagttatatattttaattcaatgatACAAACTGGTTAACTGGTTCTCATATATCGTAATTATGCAGCGAATGATGGCATTATATGTTGCATCTCACTACAAAAACTCTCCTAATGACTTACAACTAATGGCTGATGCTCCTGCACATCATTTGTTTGTGCTGCTTGGTATGTAATTCTCTTTGAGCTGATTGTATTTTGGTTTATTCAGTGGGAAATAAGTGTCCTCTAATCTTGTTATGCAGGTCCTGTTGATGAGTCAAAAAATCAACTCCCTGACATCTTATGTGTCATTCAGGTAAATTATGCAAGACATGTTAGAAATTTCTGGATATTGTGGCACAGTagagttatatattaattccTTGGTGCATTGTGATTTTGTAAGTGTCAATTTCTTTGAATCTACTTCTTGCATTCCACATGGTTGCTGCACACAatgatttctcttttcttcatttagtttgattttttttcaaaaattttctaTTAGTGTTTTTGGTCTGATAAATGGGCTTGGGTAGAACTCATTCTcaaaagctagctcaaaggAAGAGGGTGCCCAATTCACTTATATATACTATAACAGGCTAGTTACTAAGCGATAtgggataaatacaacttctaacacCCTCCCTCACGTTTAGTGTGACATGCAAACAGGCTGGGTCCAAACCCACCATCACAGACAAAAGGCTGGCTCTGATACCTTGATAAATGGGCTTGGGTAGAACTCATTCccaaaagctagctcaaaggAAGAGGGTGCCCAATCCACTTATATACACTATAACAATCCAGTAACCAAGCGATGtgggataaatacaacttctaacatGGTCCTTGCtgtttagaaaatttaagaCAAGAAAAAGTTGACAAATATCAAtgtttagaaaaaaattatcctATACTAGTTACAATATCTAGTAGCCACTTGATAAAAAAGATGCTAGTTTcccttattctttttcttctcaacTATCTTGTTTGTTTTCATCTATATATCTACCTTCTCTGCTAGCTCAACCTCTACCTCAGATTTTTGCTGCTCTTCAAATATATTGCTTACATCAGTTTGTATCCATGCATTGCTTACATAATGACATTCTCTTCATTTCATTTTGTCAAACTTGatatgtaattttctttttatttggttttgagttttgttttCACTGATCTTCTCGGATCACAATAAACTATCTTCATAATGTTAAGACATTATGTAAACATTATATTTATGATCCT
The sequence above is drawn from the Ricinus communis isolate WT05 ecotype wild-type chromosome 7, ASM1957865v1, whole genome shotgun sequence genome and encodes:
- the LOC8271859 gene encoding RNA cytidine acetyltransferase 1 — protein: MRKKVDDRIRTLIENGVKLRHRSMFVIIGDKSRDQIVNLHYMLGKSVVKSRPTVLWCYKDKLELSSHKKKRAKQIKKLMQRGLLDPEKVDPFSLFVETGGLTYCLYKDSERILGNTFGMCILQDFEALTPNLLARTIETVEGGGLIVLLLRSLSSLTSLYTMVMDVHERFRTESHSEAAGRFNERFLLSLASCKACVVMDDELNILPISSHIRSILQVPVKEDSEGLPEAERDLKNLKEQLHDDFPVGPLIKKCCTLDQGKAVITFLDAILDKTLRSTVALLAARGRGKSAALGLAVAGAIAAGYSNIFVTAPSPENLKTLFEFICKGFDSLEYKEHIDYDVVKSTNPEFKKATVRINIYKQHRQTIQYIQPHEHEKLSQVELLVVDEAAAIPLPVVKSLLGPYLVFLSSTVNGYEGTGRSLSLKLLQQLEEQSQMAAKNVEGSLSGRLFKKIELTESIRYACGDPIESWLNALLCLDVANHIPNISRMPPPSECDLYYVNRDTLFSYHKDSELFLQRMMALYVASHYKNSPNDLQLMADAPAHHLFVLLGPVDESKNQLPDILCVIQVSLEGQISRKSAMKSLGDGHQPSGDQIPWKFSEQFRDTVFPSLSGARIVRIATHPSAMRLGYGSAAVELLTRYYEGQLTPISEVDFENNIETPQVRVTEAAEKVSLLEENIKPRADLPHLLVHLRERQPEKLHYLGVSFGLTLDLFRFWRKHKFGPFYIGQIPSTVTGEHTCMVLRPLNSDDIEVNGSDEWGFFGPFNQDFRLRFARLLEDSFRGMEYKLAMSVLDPRINYADTEMDTTLSTEGIWRSLSFDITPHDMERLKAYTENLVDYHLILDIVPILARLYFRGKIPITMSYVQASVLLCIGLQHQNVSYIEGQMKLERTQILSLFIKVMKKFHKYLYGIASSEILSTLPRLKEVKLEPHHITVEDDLNEAAKQVEDGMKAKMEGMLNPELLQQYAIEDKEGDLENALKNGGGKMNSGGLISVKSSRTKVEKQGKQESRSSGKKRKGDHSSRSNKKNRS